The Paenibacillus sp. FSL H7-0357 nucleotide sequence TGCGGGCTACGGCCAGCAGCAGATCGTTGACCTGATCCTTCATCTGCTGAAAGTTGCTCAGTACAAAGTCGAACTCCTCCACATTCGTGAAGGCAACAGGCGCGGTAACATTTTCAGCCATGCGGATAATTTCCATGTTGACTTTGCGCAGAGGGCCATAAATCCGCTTCCAGATCAGCCAGGCCAGAAATCCGGCAAAGAGCAGTGTGGAGAGGGCGAGCAGAATCATTTTGTAGAACCAGGAGTAAATTTCGCTGTTAAATACCGACTTCTTCACGACAGCCACCAGCTTCCAGCCCTGCGGACTCTCGTATCGGAACAGATGGTAGCCGTCCAGCTCCTCATGCGGAAGCCCCGAAGATTTCCCGGCTGCTTTGACGATCTTTCCGGGCAGCTTGCCATCGATGACATGGGTAAGTGTGCCGCTCTGGTTGACCAGCAGATGATTTACCTTCATTCCATAGGCTTCCTGCTTGAAAATTTTGCGCAGCAGACTGTAGTTCGTCTCCAGATAGATATACAGCTGATGCTGGCCGCTCACCCTGACAATCCGCTGCTCGGAGAAAACCACGTTATCGCCTACAGCATACATCGTGCCATGCGGCCCGTAATAATCAGCTCCGTTATAGCGCATAAAAGAAGGCAGCGTGCTGATATCAAAGTTCCTCCGCGCGCTCATGTTGGTAAACAACACCGGGTCATCGCTGCCCGGCATGATATAGGCAGTTAACCCTATGTAAGGATTGGTGAAGTTGACCAGATTAATCTTCTGGTTGATCGAACTCATAATCTGCGATTTGCGGTAAATCTGCTTCTCCAGCAGAAAAGAAGACATTTCCTCCACAATCTGGCCGTCAAGCGCAAACTGCTTGGAGGCAAAATCAAGATTGTCGATGGCATTCTCCAGGCTGAGCGCCTCCTGGCGCAGGCTTGCGCTGATCCCGCTGCCGATTTTCCCCGAAAGAATCGAAAAAATGGAAGTGTAGGATACAATTCCGACGATCAGGAGCGGCAGCAGCGTACCGATCAGCAAATAAATCACCAAGGTAGTCCGCAAAGATTTGACTGCCGGCGTATGGCTCCCTGGCTTCGTTCTGCTCATTTTCCGTATCCTCTCTTCTTTTTGTAAGCGTTTTATATAATAGAATTAGAATACCAGATTTAACCTGAACTGAAAATAATAAGGCAGAACAGCTTAACGCGCCGCCCTGCCTTATCTTTATGCTTTGCCCCTGCTTACTTTACACTTTTGCGGGCCTCGAACAGCTCCTCCGCTTTTTTGACCGAAAATTCAATAACGTCGGCATAGCCGAGACCGTTGACCTTGTCATGCATTTCCTTGTTCAGCTTGTCAAATTCAGCCTGATTTTTGGCAAAAACCATTTTCCAGGAAATCTGCTGAATGACTGTACCGATCTGTTTATTTTTCTGCTCCAGCGTTTTATCCATAATCAGCGGCTCTTTGCCGGTGAAGCCCTGCGGCGCAACGGCAAGCAGATTGTTTTTCTCAAAGTATTCCTTAGCCGTCAGCACGCCCATCTTTGCTCTCCAGTCACTGTCAAGCTTCGATGGATTGCGTTCCAGTGTTGTCTTCCACAGATTGTGGTCATACGGCTCGCTTGTCTCGGGATTCTCCATCGCCGGAACAACAAACGAGAAGTTCATCTGATTCGACCCGTAATAATAGTCACCGCCGCCGAATTCTTCAGGTACTTGGGTGTTCTGCTGGTCAGTGTAAGCCTTCCAACCGAAATCGGTGACTACTGGCTGGCCATTGCTGTTAATATCCCAGGTCAAGCCCTTAGGCCCGTTAGGTACAGCTGTTCCGCTGCCTGCCGAGAGCATCGCGCCTTCCGGTGTATACATCCAATTGAGGAACTCCATAATCCGCGCAGGCTCCTTGGCTTTTGCTCCGATGGAGATAATACCGTTGCCGCCGTACACATTGAAGCCTGTTGAATACATCAGCTCATCCTTGAACGGTACCAGTGCAAAACCTTTGCCTTCTGCCGTTCTTTCCGCAGTATTGTAGTTGGCGGCACCCAGCCACGGGAACCAGGAGAACAGCATACGGCCATCCTTGTATTTCGCCACCACATCATCAAATTTCTGGGTCAGGGAGTCAGGATCGAGCAGCCCCATTTGATTGGCCTCGTAATACAGCTTGAGCGACTTCATGTACCAGCTGTCCTCGGAGAGGAAATCATAATATTTCTCTTCATCGGCTTTAACGTAGACTGCAGTATCGGGGATTTCATCATAGCCCAGCATGTTGGCGAATTGCTTTGCCAGCGTCATTTTGTAGTTGCCGTCCCAGTCGGACCAGAGCGAGAAGGCATAGGTTTTTTTGCCTTGCTCATTCTTCGGCTCAAGCTCCTGCATCTTTTTCAGTACCGGCAGGTAATCCTCAATGGTTTTAATCTCCGGTGCCCCGATTTGCTGGTACAGATCCCAGCGTAAATCCGGTCCCCAAGTCATATCCTTGCCTTCGGAAGGGCCGGAAGGATTGGTAGCAACACTGTTTCCGATGCCATAGACTGCGCTGCCCCCGCCAAAGGCAACTTTAGCCTTCTCCACAGCTTTCGGGAATTGCTTCATGATATCGGTGCCGTATTTGTCAAGCAGCCCATCCTGCGTCCAGTCCAACAGCAGCTTTCCTTTGATCGCATTGGGATAGTGGTTTTTATCATCCCCGAAGACGATGATATCTCCAAGATCGCCGGAAGCCATCATCGCCGAGATTTTGGTGTCCCCGCCGGTCAGGTTGGAGGCGACAATATCCAGCTCGATATTGAATTTATCCTTGATGACCTTAGCGAACCAGCCGGTCTGCGGACCCGCATAGTTGGCGGTTGTTGAGAATACCGTCAGCTTCAGCGGTTTGGAATGATCAAGTGCGCCGTCATCCGGTGCTGCGGTTTCTTTTGCCGCATTCGTAGCCTCGGTGACCGGTTTATCTGTACTCTCCGCTTTGCCCCCATTGCCTGAATTCCCGTTTCCGCCGCCGCAGGCTGCCAGAACGAACACCATGATGGCGCTCAGCAGAAGCAGCGATAACCTTCTGAACTTCATAGCTTGTTACCCCCTAAAAGTTTTGTGAGAATCTGCTCCTCTTGAATCTGCATCGAACAAAACTCGTTTCGTAAGCATACGCTATAAGTTTTGTGTACATTTGCATAAGTGCAAGCTCCGCCACAGGCAGAGCCGGACTCCATTCCTGTTCCTTGCAGCTGCTGCCTTGTGTCAGCCCTTGACTGCGCCGATCATAATGCCTTTGACAAAAAAACGCTGGAAAAACGGATACACAATCAGAATCGGCAGTACCACAATCATCGTTACTGTCATCCGGACCGAGGTCGGGGTTTGCATGTTCTGGACGCTGGCCGCCATATCTGGTGAATTGCGGATCAGCGCTGCCAGCGAACTGGACTCATTTAAGTAACGCCAGAGCAGAAACTGCAGAGTGTAATATTTCGTATCCGTCATCAGAAATGCGGTATCAATGAAAGAATTCCACTGGCTTACCGCCGAAAATATCGTAATCGTAGCCAGTATCGGCGTCGTCAGCGGGACAATAATACTCCAGAACACCCGCAGATAACCTGCTCCATCCATGCTAGCGGATTCCTCCAGTGAAGGCGGGATCGCCTCCACAAAGGTTTTGACCAGAATAATATTGAAGGGCGTAATGATCGTCGGCAGAATATAAGCCAGATAATTGTTGGTCAGATGCAGGTTGTGCATCGTAATGTACCAGGGAATCAGCCCGGCGCTGAAATACATCGTGACCACGACGCTGCGGTACCAGATTTGCCGGCCCCACATCTCCTTTTTGGTGAAGAGATACCCCAGGAAAGCCGAAGCACCCACAGTCAGCATTGTGCCGACTACTGTACGGTAGACCGACACCAGCGCTGCATGACTGAGCCCGCTGATCCGCAGCACCTTGAAGTAGTTGTCGAAATGGATCTCACGCGGATAATATTTGATATAGCCTGCCGCACTGAGATCATTGGAGCTGATCGTGTTGATGAACAGATAATAGAACGGATAAATGCAGCTCAGGGTGAACAATCCAAAGAGCAGATAGTTAATTCCCTGGAACAGGGCATCGCCGGGCTTTAGCTTTTTTCGCAAGTGGAGTCACCCCCTTAAATGATAGATTCGTCGCGCACCACTCTCGACAGCGTATTGGCCGCGAACAGCAGAATAACGCTGACGACCGATTTCAGCATGCTGACCGCCGTGGCGAACGGGAAGTTGTTGGCAAAAGCGATATTGTACACATACAGGTCCAGCACTTCGATGGCATCCTTGTTCATTGCGTTCTGGAAGGCAAAATACTGTTCCATCCCGTTATTCACAAAGTTCCCGATCGAGAGCAGCAGCAGTACAAAAAAGGTAGGGATAAGACCGGGCACGGTAATATGCCAAATTTTGCGGAACCGGCTGGCTCCGTCCACCTCTGCCGCTTCATACAGCTCCTGGTCAATGCCTGCAATCGCCGCCAAATACAGGATTGCCCCCCACCCGAGCGATTTCCACCAGTACCAGGCAATCATCGTGACCCAGATATTCGAACTGGAAGCAAGAAAATTGTATCCCTCATCGACTATGCCCAACTGCACGAGTATGCCGCTCACCACCCCGCTATCTACGGAAAACAGCGAGAACGCCAGCGCATAGACGAGAATCCAGCTGATGAAATTCGGAATCGTGGTCAGTGTCTGTACGAACTTGCGGTACCAGCCCGACTTAATCTCGGTGAGCAGTATCGCAAAAATGACCGGAAAAACAGAGGTTATCAGCCCCAGGGAGCTCATCGCCACCGTGTTCTTCAGCACGCGCAGCACTTCGGCGGTCTGCGTCGGATTCGAAACCATAGTCCGGAACCATTTCAGCCCGACATACGGCGTGTCCGACAGCGGAATGCCGGGGATGAAATCATAGAACGCGTAGATCCATCCGCTGATCGGCAAATAGTAGAAAATAAAGGTCACAACAAGAAACGGAAGCGCCATGAGAAACAGCTTGTGTTTGTTCTGCAGCTTCCTGCGGGATGGACGGACCGGCTCCACTCCGCGAAGCAGCTCTTCGGAAGGTACCCCCATATCGGAATCTCCTATATCCAGATTTTGTTTACGCTTTCATCCTACCAGACCTAAGCACACCGCCGGGAGAGAGGACAGATCGCCTTTCCGTGAGAGCTGTAGCACAGTTTCGGACCATTTTCGCAGGGGATTAGACCATTTTCACAAGGTGATGCCAAAAGAAACAGACCGCCGGGAACCGGTGGCCTGTTTACAGTTCTATTGTGAAATTATGAATTGCACATGAAGACGGTAACTGGGATGATTATCTCATCAATCAAATGAAGGGGACACATCCTTCATATACAGTTTGAACTTAAGATCTTTCGATTTTGGGTTACTGTCGTAACTGCGGAGAATGTTTGGACTTCCGGCCGCTGTTGTCTGCAGATTTCTTGATTTTATTCCGCTGTTCGCGGTTGAAATCCACAGACAAAGGCGGACGCTAACGCTCCGTAAGTATCCAAACTTCCCCTCCGTCACTTCCACCCTTTTTAAATTTCCAAGTTCAATGTTCATAGGAGGTTATGCCGTTGTTAAAAAATACTGCAAATATCCTCTCAATCAGCCGGATCGTGCTCTTGCCTGCCTTGTTTTTCACTTACGGCAATGCCCTGCTCTTTACGGTAGTTTATCTGGCTTGCGGGCTTAGCGATGTGTTGGACGGGTATATAGCCCGTAAGACCAAAAGTGAAAGTACCTTGGGCGCGAAGCTGGACTCCATTGCAGACCTCGGCTTTTTTGCTGTAGTTATGGTGTCGATCATTTTCAAGAATGGGAATGAAATATTAGAATATCTGCCATGGATCGTAACCATCATACTCATTCGCATGGCCAACCTGGCCATTGCGGCGTATAAATATCATTCTTTTGCCATCCTGCATACCTGGGGAAACAAACTCGCCGGTTTTTTGCTTTTTGCAACCCCGCTCATCCTTCACTTGGATCAAACGGCATGGCTTTTGCCGGTATGTTTCACCGCCGTTCTGTCGGCAGCGGAAGAGAGCATTATTCACCTTTCCTCCACCGAACTTGATTTGAACAGAGCCAGCCTCTTTTACAAAAAATAAATGAATAGCTCGTCTGTTTTGGAATTCATCTAATAAATAGCTTCATCAACTTAACATAAAACGGATTCACTATGTATCCGGTCGGGTTTACTGAGTACCTTTTACCCGTATTTAATCGGTTGACCTTCTCCATCTCTTCTGCGGTTAATTCAAAGTCGAATATTTCGCTGTTTTCTTTTATCCTTTTGGGGTTTGAAGATTTGGGGATTACAATAATCCCCCGCTGCAGATGCCAACGCAAAATAACTTGCGCCGCCGACTTTTTGTGATGACGAGCAATTTCCGCTAACTCCTTACGCTCCAGCAGTGCTTTGTTACCTTGCCCCAATGGCCCCCAGGCTTCATGCGAAATTCGATGCTGCACAAGATAATCATGCAATTCGTTTTGTGGAAATTCCGGATGGGTCTCGATTTGGTTAATCATCGGTGGAATTCTGGAATGCGCCATAAGATGTTCAAGATGTTGTATCTCAAAATTCGCAACGCCGAGAACTTTGATTTTCCCTTCGGAGTATAATTCCTCCATGGCTTTCCATGCCTCAACGTAATGAGGACTAGCAAAATGAATCAGGTACATATCGAGATACTCTACTTTAAGTTTTTTGCAGGTATGTTCAAAGGCCTTTTTCGTCGCGTTATAACCGAGATCCGTCGTCCACACTTTTGAGGTAATAAAAAATTGTTCCCGGGGGATCCCGCTTTTTTGAATCTCCAAACCGAGCGCTTCTTCGTTTCCATAAATTTTGGCCGTATCGAAATGACGATAGCCAACACGAATCGCCTCGCGAATTGCCCTTTCGAATTGTTCTCCTTTTTTGATTTTATACACACCAAAACCCAATTGTGGAATTTTGACGCCGTTCTTTGCTTCAATTACATTGTTCATTCTGGGTTCGTCCTCCTCTATTTTTGAAAATTAATCCTCATCTGTCATTCGCACTGTGAGAGCAGGATCTCAATTTCATCCACGAGATTTTTCAGCAGCTTTAGCTTGCTTGTAACGTCCAGACGATAATAATTCTTGGCCCCTTCTTTACGAACACTTATAATTTGTGCATCCTTCAATATTCTTAAGTGATGGGAAACAGCCGGACGGGAAAGATGGGTTCTCTCCTTAATTTCACCCACCCGCATGCCAGGATATTGTTGTCCTTGAATCAGGGTCATGAGAATGGCTTGCCTGGTTTCATCTCCGATTGCAGTTAATACCTTTTGATTATTTTTAAATTCGTTTGTGAGATTAGCTATGATCTCTTGTTTCACATGATTCTCCCCCTTTCTTGATTCAAGTGTTTAATTCTTTCGACGGATAAAGGATAACACACGTCTCTTTTTCGAAGCCACATCGGGAAAGAAAATCGAGACCAATTTATAATCATTTACTTGATGGCGAATAAGAGCCTCTTCCGGATGGCTGTAGTATAATTACAAGAAAATATTCAGGGAGGGCAGATCCAGCTCAATGCAAACAAAGCATAAATTTTTCATACTGAGTTTGGTAGTTGCAACCGTAATGATTATGCTGTTGCAATTACGTACCACTTCTACTTCCGCAGCTGCTCCTACTTATTTTGTAGACTCCAAAGGCAACGATGATAACGCAGGCACCAAAAAATCTCCCTGGAGAACGCTCCAGCATGCAGCAGACTCCGCAAAACCGGGCAGCACGGTGTATGTAAGAGGAGTCGTCTATAAGCAAAAGCTTAAAATAAGCCGTTCAGGCTCGGCCCGGGAGGGTTCGATCACGTTCGCTAATTTCCCGCAGGAAAGAGCAATCCTTGATGGCAGCGGACTTTCTGTCACAGGACAACAAGGCCTGATTGAGATTGAAAATGCCAGCTATATCACGATAAAGGGGTTTGAAATCCGTAATTTCAGCACAGCAACAACAGAGCAATTGCCAATAGGTATATTTGTCCACGGTTCAGGTAGCTATATTAAGATACTGAATAACAAAGTACATGATATCAAAAATACCGCAACACCAGCCGGCAGTGACCTGCTTGGCCGGGATGCTCACGGTATCGCTGTATATGGCACTAATGCTCCCGCCTCCATTCATGATGTAACGATAGAAGGTAATGAGCTTTATAGGCTGGTACTGGGTTCAAGCGAGTCCCTTGTTATCAACGGAAATGTCGATACTTTTGCCGTGACGAACAATCTCATTCATGATAATGACAATATCGGTATCGATCTCATCGGCTTCGAAGGAACGGCGCCGCATCCCTCCTACGATCAAGTGAGAAACGGATTAGTCAGTGGCAATAGAGTATATAACATCACATCCAACTTTAACCCTTCTTACGGTACATCACTTCCTAACCATAGCAACGCGGCTGGCGGTATTTACATCGATGGGGGAAAAGGCAGCGTTATTGAACGAAATTACAGTTACAACAACGATATTGGCATTGAAATTGCCAGTGAACATGCAGGGAAATCCACAAGCGAGGTTACCGTGCGGAGCAACATAGTCTACAGTAACCGGTATACGGGAATAGCGCTGGGCGGATACGATATGGAACGAGGTTCAACAGTAAATTGCAAGATCATCAACAATACCCTATATCACAATAATTCGTTAAATGATGGCAGTGGTGAAATTTTGCTACAGTACGATACCAAAAATAATATGATGACCAATAATATCATCTTTGCGAATTCATCGAATGTCTTCATCTATAACGAACAGAAGAAAAACTCGGGAAATGTAGTGGACTACAATCTTTATTACGCTCCCGGAGACGTATCGACAGCAAGTTGGATTTGGAAAAACCAGGAGTATATCGGTTTCTCCACCTATAAGGCCCGCACCGGAAATGATAGCCACTCTGTATTTACCGCTCCTGGATTTGTGGATCAAGACTCACATGATTTTCACCTTAGAGCTGCTTCCGCCGCAATCGATGCGGGTAAATCTTACAGTTTCATCATCAAAACCTTGGACATCGACGGTCAAGCAAGACAACGGGGAGCATCAGTTAACATAGGGGCCGATGAGTAACGGCTCACGTGCGTCCGATAGTCTTTTCTCACTATTAGGAAAAAAAGTTCAACCTGCTGGAGACGGGATAAGTAATTATGTAAATATTCTTAGCTATATGGATTGGTTAGCAACCGGTCGTGATTGCATTGTTAGTTCAAATTGACGGGTATTTTCACAGATCTTACATTTCGGGTTCCAAGTGTACTGAGCAGGAGTTAAAACAAAAATATCTAAAAGTAAAAGAGCAAATTACTGATTTAAGAGATTTACCCGAAGTCTTTTACAAGCTCTACAATTTCGAACAGTTACCTCTTAAAGGAGAGGTAGAGGTGGATTTTGTAATCGATACTGACACGGATAGGATTTACAAACCGAGTTATTGAGATGACGGAACACCTTAATTCAATAGAGCAACGGCAGTCTAGAACGCTATTTCGTTCATGGCTGCCGTTGTTTCTTTTATTTGGGTCAGTCTAACACTTTATTTTATTTAATCAACAGGAAGCCCCTACTACCGAACCCCGCCTGCAAAAACATTGGCCGGCACTCCCTGCACCCCGGCTTTGAACTTAAACAGTCCTCCAGCCAGCGGCCAGTGCTGCAATTCTTCTTCGCTCATTCCGCTTCTCGCTGTAGTGATGTACAGCTCGTCCAGCGCCTCGCCGCCGAAAGTGCAGGAGGTTACATTCTTGGCCGGCACCTCAACCTTGCCGATCTGCTTCCCGGTGTGCGGATTCCAGCGCGAGACACAGCTCCCGTCCCACTGGGCCACCCAGAGCATGCCCTCACGGTCAATCGTCATCCCATCAGGACCGCCTGCACCTTCCGGCAAAGTAAAAACTGTCCTGCGTCCGCTGACTGTCCCGCTCTGCAGATCATAATCCATAACATCGACGCCCCGGGTCGGCGTATCAATGTAATACATCAAGCTGCGGCTGTCATCCCAGGCCAGTCCATTTGAGATGCCGATGTCCGGCAAGACATGGCGCACCTCTCCATGAGGCTCCATGACATACAGATTGCCCGCCCCCGGTGTTGAATCCATACTCATGGTGCCGAACCATAGCCGGCCTACACTGTCGCATTTGGCATCGTTCAGCCGGTTGCGGGGCAGCTCAGGCTCCACTGCAGCGATAAGCTGAGGCTGCCCGTTCTGCTTGAATCTGTAGATTCCGTCCTGCAGCGCAAGTATCCAGCCGCCGCCTGCGGCCGGCACTGCCGCACTGACCATGCTATCGAAGGAATAGATCTCCTCGCCTTGTCCCATTGGTTCATAAATTCTCAGCTGTCTGCCCTCGATATCAACCCAATGAAGCTTACTTTCCTGTCCGTCCCAGTGGGCGCCTTCCCCAAGCAGTGCTTTCGCGTCAATTACCAATTCAGCTTGTCCAATCATTGAAGCTCCTCCTAATTCATGCCAGTATATTACACTTCTCTTTATTCTACATGCTTCCACTTTCCTAATCTACTCCGGTCGAAGATGACACTCTTATGTCAAGTTACACATGATATTCTTAGATTAACACAATCTATTGATGAGGTGATTTCTATGAAATACGAATGGAAAAAGCAGGACAAGGCCCTGTATCTGCCCGCCGTCGAACCGGCAATTCTTACAGTGCCTGCATTTCCTTACTTTATGCTGCAGGGAGAGGGCAATCCGAACAGCGAGACCTTTGCTGATGCTGTAGGTGTGCTGTACTCTCTGGCTTACGCGGTAAAGATGCTGCCCAAAAAAGGAGCAGCACCTGAGAGCTACTACGATTATACCGTTTTCCCGCTGGAAGGTATTTGGGATCTGAACCCTGAGGGCCGCAAGAAAGCTGTCCTAGACAAAGACGACCTGCTCTATACCTTGATGATCAGGCAGCCTGATTTTGTGACAACCGATCTTGCGGGTGACATCCTGGAGAAGCTAAAGACAACCAAACCGCATCCACTGCTGCATAAAGCCGCCTTCGGAAGCTCCGAAGACGGCCTAAGTGTGCAAATGCTTCATCTGGGCTCTTACGATGAGGAGCCGCAGAGCTTCGCGCGGATGGAACAATATTGTTCCGAACATAACTTGCAGCGGGTTACCCACACCCACAGGGAAATCTATATTTCAGATGCCCGCAGAACAGCGATGGAGAAGCTGAAGACCGTCCTTCGCTTCCAGGTCTCCCGGCAAGTTACTTCGTAACCTTCACCTGCTGCTTCACGGTGGCACTCTTGTGAATTTCCAGCTTGCCGCGGTATTCCACGATCCCGATTTCGCAGTCTGCACCAATGATGACGTTTTCCCCCCGCACCACTTCTGCACGGGTATTTTGAATGTCCACCTGGTCTCCTTCAATCACCCGTGCAGTAAACAGAATCCCCTTCGACTGAACCTGTTTCAGCAGAACCCCAGCCTTGCTGCGCTTGATGGTAATGCTGCCTCCCCCGACTTCTGACGATCGGCTGGGTCCAAACAGCACAAGCTCCAGAATGTCTGCATTCAGTAGCCTGCCTACCCTAAGCGCACCGGTCATTTGCAGCTTCTCCGCTTCGCAATCTCCGGACACCTCCAGATCGCCGCTCAACTTGACACGTTCAGCGCTTAAGCTGCCACACTTTATCTCCCCCTGTCCGTGCAGGGCTCCTGCCGTAAGCCGCTCTTTGACTTCAATTTCACCGGTGAGCTTCAATTTCTCCGTCCGCAGACTGCCAGAAATCCCGCTGTTCCCGGTCAAAGAAAAGCTCAGGCAATCCACATCTCCGGCAAACTTGCCTTCACCGGTCACCTTCACATCAAGAAAGCATCCGCCCATTGACGATGAAGTTCCAAGAATTTTCAGATTATTGCGCTCAGCAGCATTACTCACCGTACTTCTCCACCTTTCCCACACTTGAACCAGGATGCACTTTCAGTTCCGAGCGGTATTCCAGCCGCCCGATCCTGCAGCCTATTCCGATTATGACCTTGTCGCCCCGCACAATATCTGCTGTCGTATTTTCCAGTTCAAGATAGTCGCCTTCAATGACCTTGGCAAGCAGCTCTGTTCTAAACCGGGGAATCAACCCGCCCAGCAGTTTGCTCACAAGATGTGAATCCCTCTGCCGGACAATCAGGCTCTCTACACCGATCTCATCCGCCTTGCTTTGCCCCTCAAGAGTGAAATCCATATATCCCGCACTAAGTAAGCCGATTACTGTAAAACTCCCCTCACCCTCAAAACGCTCCAGCTCGCAGCTTCCTGTTACACGGATCATCCCGTTCAGGATACAGTTCTCGCCGCGTAGGGGACCGTCTATCGTGACCATTCCGTCTAGCTGCATTCTCGCGGACTCCAGGCTGCCGTTGATTTTGAGCTTTCCATTCACGTCCATTTCTTCTGCTGAAAGATCCCCGTTCATCTGTATAACCCCGTTGCCCTTGAAATTCCGCGCCAGAACCGGCCCGTTCACCCGGCTTACTCCGTCCAAATTAACGTTGTTATAGGTCCCGCCTGCGGCGCCGCTCACTCCGGCCATCTGCAAATCCGGCAGTTGTTTATCAGTAAGCATTAACCATTCCTCCTTAATTCACTTTGCCCTTCAGCTGTTCCAGCAAATCTGTGAAAGCGAGTCTGCTAACAAGCCTTACGCCCTCATCAAAAACCAGATCGGCTGGAGATGCAGCGAGCAGGAACATGCTAACGCCCATTTTGCGGACAAAAAACAGCTCCCAGCTTTTCCCCTCGAACCTCTGCGTATTCACCGTCAGTGTATAGAACAGCCTGTCGGCTTCCTCCAGATTCACCTCGCCTTTGCTAAGCAAGAGGTCAACGGCAAATAGATGTACAATCTGCTCAAAGGCATATTCCTGAACTCCGCCTCCGTCCAACCCACCGAATCTGTCCAGGGTCAAGTTCGAAACAATGTTACGTTCTAACAATTGCTTCGCCGTCAACGACAGCTTGTAGAGGGTTGAAGTATCACCTAACCTGTCTGCCAGCTCATCCAGTGAAAGATCA carries:
- a CDS encoding extracellular solute-binding protein, whose product is MKFRRLSLLLLSAIMVFVLAACGGGNGNSGNGGKAESTDKPVTEATNAAKETAAPDDGALDHSKPLKLTVFSTTANYAGPQTGWFAKVIKDKFNIELDIVASNLTGGDTKISAMMASGDLGDIIVFGDDKNHYPNAIKGKLLLDWTQDGLLDKYGTDIMKQFPKAVEKAKVAFGGGSAVYGIGNSVATNPSGPSEGKDMTWGPDLRWDLYQQIGAPEIKTIEDYLPVLKKMQELEPKNEQGKKTYAFSLWSDWDGNYKMTLAKQFANMLGYDEIPDTAVYVKADEEKYYDFLSEDSWYMKSLKLYYEANQMGLLDPDSLTQKFDDVVAKYKDGRMLFSWFPWLGAANYNTAERTAEGKGFALVPFKDELMYSTGFNVYGGNGIISIGAKAKEPARIMEFLNWMYTPEGAMLSAGSGTAVPNGPKGLTWDINSNGQPVVTDFGWKAYTDQQNTQVPEEFGGGDYYYGSNQMNFSFVVPAMENPETSEPYDHNLWKTTLERNPSKLDSDWRAKMGVLTAKEYFEKNNLLAVAPQGFTGKEPLIMDKTLEQKNKQIGTVIQQISWKMVFAKNQAEFDKLNKEMHDKVNGLGYADVIEFSVKKAEELFEARKSVK
- a CDS encoding aldo/keto reductase, encoding MNNVIEAKNGVKIPQLGFGVYKIKKGEQFERAIREAIRVGYRHFDTAKIYGNEEALGLEIQKSGIPREQFFITSKVWTTDLGYNATKKAFEHTCKKLKVEYLDMYLIHFASPHYVEAWKAMEELYSEGKIKVLGVANFEIQHLEHLMAHSRIPPMINQIETHPEFPQNELHDYLVQHRISHEAWGPLGQGNKALLERKELAEIARHHKKSAAQVILRWHLQRGIIVIPKSSNPKRIKENSEIFDFELTAEEMEKVNRLNTGKRYSVNPTGYIVNPFYVKLMKLFIR
- a CDS encoding CDP-alcohol phosphatidyltransferase family protein, giving the protein MLKNTANILSISRIVLLPALFFTYGNALLFTVVYLACGLSDVLDGYIARKTKSESTLGAKLDSIADLGFFAVVMVSIIFKNGNEILEYLPWIVTIILIRMANLAIAAYKYHSFAILHTWGNKLAGFLLFATPLILHLDQTAWLLPVCFTAVLSAAEESIIHLSSTELDLNRASLFYKK
- a CDS encoding sensor histidine kinase, whose translation is MSRTKPGSHTPAVKSLRTTLVIYLLIGTLLPLLIVGIVSYTSIFSILSGKIGSGISASLRQEALSLENAIDNLDFASKQFALDGQIVEEMSSFLLEKQIYRKSQIMSSINQKINLVNFTNPYIGLTAYIMPGSDDPVLFTNMSARRNFDISTLPSFMRYNGADYYGPHGTMYAVGDNVVFSEQRIVRVSGQHQLYIYLETNYSLLRKIFKQEAYGMKVNHLLVNQSGTLTHVIDGKLPGKIVKAAGKSSGLPHEELDGYHLFRYESPQGWKLVAVVKKSVFNSEIYSWFYKMILLALSTLLFAGFLAWLIWKRIYGPLRKVNMEIIRMAENVTAPVAFTNVEEFDFVLSNFQQMKDQVNDLLLAVARNEKQKSQFEIEKLLSQINPHFLHNTLNTVQWLARLNGQKEIDKLVTLLVKVLHYNLGKQSIIVTIGEEIEAIRNYMELQRIRYDYEFEFNVQAEEDVLSAAVPRFLLQPLVENSIYHGLSDNGKVEVIITAHDVDEILLCVKDNGTGMAPDKIEELLSDDGARKRGLGIGFSYVMRMLRMYYGEQMTLQIASNPGEGTCVSIIIPKKSKEDFDD
- a CDS encoding carbohydrate ABC transporter permease, whose amino-acid sequence is MRKKLKPGDALFQGINYLLFGLFTLSCIYPFYYLFINTISSNDLSAAGYIKYYPREIHFDNYFKVLRISGLSHAALVSVYRTVVGTMLTVGASAFLGYLFTKKEMWGRQIWYRSVVVTMYFSAGLIPWYITMHNLHLTNNYLAYILPTIITPFNIILVKTFVEAIPPSLEESASMDGAGYLRVFWSIIVPLTTPILATITIFSAVSQWNSFIDTAFLMTDTKYYTLQFLLWRYLNESSSLAALIRNSPDMAASVQNMQTPTSVRMTVTMIVVLPILIVYPFFQRFFVKGIMIGAVKG
- a CDS encoding ABC transporter permease; this translates as MGVPSEELLRGVEPVRPSRRKLQNKHKLFLMALPFLVVTFIFYYLPISGWIYAFYDFIPGIPLSDTPYVGLKWFRTMVSNPTQTAEVLRVLKNTVAMSSLGLITSVFPVIFAILLTEIKSGWYRKFVQTLTTIPNFISWILVYALAFSLFSVDSGVVSGILVQLGIVDEGYNFLASSSNIWVTMIAWYWWKSLGWGAILYLAAIAGIDQELYEAAEVDGASRFRKIWHITVPGLIPTFFVLLLLSIGNFVNNGMEQYFAFQNAMNKDAIEVLDLYVYNIAFANNFPFATAVSMLKSVVSVILLFAANTLSRVVRDESII
- a CDS encoding ArsR/SmtB family transcription factor, which gives rise to MKQEIIANLTNEFKNNQKVLTAIGDETRQAILMTLIQGQQYPGMRVGEIKERTHLSRPAVSHHLRILKDAQIISVRKEGAKNYYRLDVTSKLKLLKNLVDEIEILLSQCE